From the genome of Neisseria lisongii, one region includes:
- the nqrM gene encoding (Na+)-NQR maturation NqrM — translation MKTILLTFALFLLVIFGMAVGYIFSRRTIKGSCGGISSLGMKKMCDCDTPCDTLQKKLDEAAAQNRPSENGIRVDR, via the coding sequence ATGAAAACCATACTGCTAACTTTTGCCCTGTTTCTGCTGGTGATTTTCGGCATGGCGGTCGGCTATATTTTTTCCCGCCGCACCATCAAAGGAAGCTGCGGCGGCATTTCCTCGCTGGGCATGAAAAAAATGTGCGACTGCGACACGCCCTGCGACACCTTGCAGAAAAAATTAGACGAAGCGGCGGCACAAAACAGGCCGTCTGAAAACGGCATCCGTGTCGATCGCTGA